A stretch of Clostridium formicaceticum DNA encodes these proteins:
- the glpX gene encoding class II fructose-bisphosphatase produces the protein MDRNLALDLVRVTEAAALGAAKHMGRGDKIAADQAGVDGMRKMFDNLDIDGVVVIGEGEMDEAPMLYIGEEVGKRGTGCIKVDIAVDPVEGTNSVAKGLPNAIAVVAMGPRGSLLNAPDMYMDKIAVGPKAADRVHIDAPIHENLKATAEALNKSITDLTVTMLDRPRHEEIIRQCREAGARIKLFQDGDVAAALATCFEYTGVDIMLGSGGAPEGVIAAAGIKCLGGQFQGKLLVYEEEERQRCIKMGVDVNKVLYMEDLAKGDEVYFAATGISDGELLKGVTYKGNNVVKTHSVVMRSKTGTIRFIEAIHKLTKKPKYAY, from the coding sequence CTTAGCCTTGGATTTAGTTAGAGTTACAGAAGCAGCAGCATTGGGGGCTGCAAAGCACATGGGTAGAGGCGATAAAATTGCGGCGGATCAAGCTGGTGTAGACGGTATGAGAAAGATGTTTGACAATTTAGATATTGATGGTGTGGTGGTGATAGGTGAAGGGGAAATGGATGAAGCTCCTATGCTTTATATCGGTGAGGAAGTAGGGAAGCGAGGCACAGGATGTATTAAGGTGGATATTGCAGTAGATCCGGTAGAGGGGACGAATTCTGTAGCAAAGGGTTTGCCTAATGCGATTGCAGTAGTAGCCATGGGACCAAGAGGCTCTTTGCTAAATGCACCTGATATGTATATGGATAAAATTGCTGTGGGACCTAAAGCTGCTGACAGAGTGCATATTGATGCGCCAATTCACGAAAACCTAAAGGCTACAGCGGAGGCCTTGAACAAAAGTATCACTGACTTAACCGTAACGATGCTGGATCGCCCGAGGCATGAAGAGATCATAAGACAATGCCGGGAAGCAGGGGCCCGTATCAAGCTTTTTCAAGACGGTGATGTGGCAGCTGCGCTGGCAACCTGTTTTGAATATACCGGGGTAGATATTATGCTAGGCAGTGGAGGAGCACCAGAGGGGGTTATTGCTGCTGCTGGAATAAAATGCTTAGGAGGACAGTTTCAAGGAAAACTGTTGGTCTATGAAGAGGAAGAAAGACAGCGATGTATAAAAATGGGTGTAGATGTTAATAAAGTACTATATATGGAGGATTTGGCTAAGGGTGATGAAGTATATTTTGCTGCCACAGGTATTTCCGATGGGGAACTGCTAAAAGGGGTTACCTATAAAGGAAACAATGTAGTAAAAACCCACTCTGTTGTGATGCGGTCAAAGACAGGAACAATACGTTTTATCGAGGCGATTCATAAACTTACGAAAAAACCTAAATATGCTTACTAA
- the rho gene encoding transcription termination factor Rho, giving the protein MDSTELQEMKLSELREEAKKLGIKNFVKYKKAELIDLLIEEKAKNKPTQLPQHLSDEIPEGEEMNIAEGILEIHQDGYGFLRRENYLSSDSDIYISPSQIRRFNMRTGDKISGITRPPKSGEKFKALLYVKNINGLNPESAIQRPNFEDLTPIYPLERINLENDTKELSTRLIDLIAPIGKGQRGIIVAPPKVGKTILLQKIANSVSINYPQIEIIVLLIDERPEEVTDMQRSIKGEVVYSTFDELPSHHIKVAEMVLNRAQRLVEHGKDVLILLDSITRLARAYNLTIPPTGRTLSGGLDPGALHKPKRFFGAARNLEEGGSLTIIATALIETGSRMDDVIFEEFKGTGNMELHLDRKLSEKRIFPAVDINKSGTRREELLLSQTEMEAIWSIRRAMSNNPVQEVTEKIVSSLIETKKNNDFVELIRRKI; this is encoded by the coding sequence TTGGACAGTACGGAACTACAAGAGATGAAGCTGTCGGAGCTTCGTGAAGAAGCCAAAAAGCTAGGAATAAAAAATTTTGTAAAATACAAAAAGGCGGAACTAATAGACTTGTTAATAGAAGAAAAAGCAAAAAACAAACCCACACAATTACCTCAACATCTTTCTGATGAAATCCCTGAGGGAGAAGAGATGAACATTGCAGAAGGCATACTGGAAATCCATCAAGATGGTTATGGATTTTTACGAAGGGAAAATTACCTCTCCAGTGATAGTGATATATACATATCACCCTCGCAAATTAGAAGATTTAACATGAGAACAGGAGATAAAATCTCTGGTATAACTAGGCCTCCTAAAAGTGGTGAAAAATTTAAAGCTCTTCTTTATGTGAAAAATATTAATGGATTAAATCCAGAATCTGCTATTCAAAGGCCAAACTTTGAAGATCTTACCCCTATTTATCCCCTAGAACGCATTAACTTAGAAAACGATACAAAGGAATTATCTACACGATTAATAGACTTAATTGCCCCCATTGGCAAGGGACAAAGAGGTATCATTGTAGCTCCTCCAAAAGTGGGAAAAACTATTTTGCTACAGAAAATTGCTAATAGCGTTTCTATCAACTATCCACAAATTGAAATTATTGTATTGCTTATTGATGAGCGACCTGAAGAGGTAACAGACATGCAGCGATCTATCAAAGGGGAGGTTGTTTACTCTACCTTTGATGAACTTCCGAGTCATCACATTAAAGTGGCAGAAATGGTATTAAATCGCGCCCAGAGGTTAGTAGAACATGGTAAAGATGTGTTGATTTTATTGGACAGCATTACTAGATTAGCAAGAGCCTATAATCTTACCATTCCTCCCACAGGCAGAACTCTATCAGGGGGCTTAGATCCAGGAGCCCTTCATAAACCCAAAAGGTTTTTTGGTGCGGCAAGGAATTTAGAAGAGGGAGGAAGTCTTACGATTATTGCCACGGCTTTGATCGAAACTGGTAGTAGGATGGATGATGTGATCTTTGAAGAATTCAAGGGAACAGGTAATATGGAACTTCATTTAGATCGTAAACTATCTGAGAAAAGAATATTCCCAGCTGTTGATATTAATAAGTCTGGTACCAGAAGGGAAGAATTACTATTGAGCCAAACAGAGATGGAGGCTATTTGGAGTATTCGACGAGCTATGAGTAATAATCCTGTGCAAGAGGTTACAGAAAAAATTGTAAGTTCTTTGATAGAAACAAAGAAAAACAATGACTTTGTTGAATTAATTCGAAGAAAGATCTAG
- the rpmE gene encoding 50S ribosomal protein L31: MKKDIHPEYNEVDVFCACGNTFKTKSTKKEIRVEICSECHPFYSGKQKSVEKGGRVEKFKKKFGM, translated from the coding sequence ATGAAAAAGGATATTCATCCAGAGTACAATGAAGTAGATGTTTTCTGCGCATGTGGAAATACTTTTAAAACAAAATCAACAAAAAAAGAAATCAGAGTTGAAATTTGCTCAGAGTGCCATCCTTTCTACTCAGGAAAGCAAAAATCAGTAGAAAAAGGTGGACGTGTAGAAAAATTCAAGAAAAAATTTGGTATGTAA
- a CDS encoding thymidine kinase, translating into MVDIVEYSNWGSIEVIVGPMYAGKTEELIRRVNRARIADLKVLVFKPTIDNRYASDKVTSHNGKQLECSVIESPQEILDCIAKEAFDVLAIDEVQFFGEEIIKICQEAAQQGKRVIVSGLDMDFRGEPFSVTPNLMAIGEYVTKLTAICKVCKMPATRTQRLVNGQPARYSDPIIMVGAKESYEARCRKCHEVIE; encoded by the coding sequence ATGGTAGACATTGTAGAGTATTCCAATTGGGGTAGTATAGAAGTGATCGTAGGGCCAATGTATGCTGGAAAAACAGAAGAACTTATTCGAAGGGTTAATAGAGCCCGAATAGCAGACTTAAAGGTACTTGTATTCAAACCAACGATAGACAACCGTTACGCTAGCGATAAGGTTACCTCCCATAACGGTAAACAGTTGGAATGTAGCGTGATCGAAAGTCCTCAAGAAATTTTAGACTGCATCGCTAAGGAAGCGTTTGATGTTTTAGCCATAGACGAAGTGCAATTTTTTGGTGAAGAAATCATAAAGATCTGTCAAGAGGCTGCTCAGCAAGGAAAAAGAGTGATTGTTTCAGGGCTAGATATGGATTTTCGAGGCGAACCCTTTAGCGTCACCCCAAATCTCATGGCCATAGGAGAATATGTCACAAAACTAACGGCTATTTGCAAAGTGTGTAAAATGCCAGCCACCAGAACCCAAAGACTGGTCAATGGTCAACCAGCAAGATATAGTGACCCTATCATCATGGTAGGGGCAAAGGAAAGTTATGAAGCTAGGTGCAGAAAATGTCATGAAGTGATAGAGTAA